From Heterodontus francisci isolate sHetFra1 chromosome 9, sHetFra1.hap1, whole genome shotgun sequence, the proteins below share one genomic window:
- the LOC137373332 gene encoding insulinoma-associated protein 1a, translated as MPRGFLVKRNNKSSPISYRIRTEEEYQLLEIHPVSADVRTVECPDSISQANSQRNSPDPLQDGSTQDKVLDPAQRFGALPDDGASGVFCTKSTFSEYDISSWANISYTPIKPTDKKRENAFLDRCLSSSGSVASFSAAASLKPIESILVHPSFSPADIKRGGVTHLYSPLHDSKRDVIDSRHRKHKTTPKKPKVVRKLNFEDEVTTSPVLGLRIKVDARDCKPSPSSSSKPLGEFICQLCKERYSDPLSLAQHKCSRIVRVEYRCPECDKVFSCPANLASHRRWHKPRPGANSDGPHPRKERQNCPGDPDRIDPESKENSKTLSFGEQSSSKSMGSPDTMDSSKDSGSPCAGAALLPAPPGKDERFQCRYCNKRFRRQAYLRKHLAAHEAAQSTVHNRLELSRISFPCQLCDVYLPSAEIRNKHLLWHAVNRGETALLSPGCGENCAVPRSEEHADGGDLQGQVYSCKHCPSTFFSSPGLTRHINKYHPSENRQVLLLQLPIRPGC; from the coding sequence ATGCCTAGAGGATTTTTAGTAAAAAGGAACAATAAATCGTCTCCAATTTCATATAGGATTCGGACTGAGGAAGAGTATCAGCTACTGGAAATTCATCCTGTGAGCGCGGATGTGCGGACAGTCGAATGTCCAGACAGTATTTCACAGGCAAATTCTCAGAGGAACAGCCCAGATCCGCTTCAAGATGGATCTACACAGGATAAAGTCTTGGACCCAGCCCAGAGATTCGGCGCGCTACCAGACGATGGTGCTTCAGGTGTATTCTGCACTAAAAGCACTTTTTCAGAGTATGACATTTCTAGCTGGGCTAATATTTCCTACACCCCCATCAAACCTACCGACAAAAAACGCGAAAACGCTTTTTTGGACAGATGTTTAAGTTCGTCTGGTTCTGTTGCGTCCTTCTCTGCGGCTGCCTCCTTGAAGCCGATAGAAAGTATCCTGGTGCATCCTTCATTTTCCCCAGCAGATATTAAGCGGGGCGGCGTTACTCACCTGTACTCACCTTTGCACGACAGCAAACGAGATGTCATAGATTCCAGGCACCGCAAACACAAAACCACGCCGAAGAAGCCCAAAGTAGTCAGAAAACTGAATTTCGAAGACGAGGTGACCACTTCTCCCGTTCTAGGTCTAAGAATTAAAGTGGATGCCAGGGACTGCAAGCCGTCACCGTCATCATCAAGCAAGCCTCTAGGTGAATTTATCTGCCAGTTGTGCAAGGAGAGATATTCAGACCCCCTCTCTCTAGCTCAGCACAAATGCTCCAGGATCGTCCGGGTCGAGTACCGCTGCCCCGAGTGCGATAAAGTCTTCAGCTGTCCAGCTAACCTGGCTTCGCACCGCAGGTGGCACAAACCTCGTCCCGGGGCGAACAGCGATGGTCCACACCCACGAAAGGAGAGGCAGAACTGCCCTGGAGACCCGGACCGAATAGACCCTGAAAGCAAGGAGAACTCCAAGACGCTGAGCTTTGGGGAACAGAGCAGCAGCAAGTCAATGGGCAGCCCTGACACCATGGACAGCTCCAAGGACTCGGGCTCGCCTTGTGCCGGCGCCGCACTGCTTCCTGCACCTCCTGGGAAGGATGAACGCTTCCAGTGCCGCTACTGCAACAAGAGATTCCGCCGACAGGCTTACCTGAGAAAACATCTGGCCGCCCACGAAGCCGCCCAGTCGACCGTCCACAACCGGTTGGAGTTGAGCCGAATCTCATTCCCCTGTcagctgtgcgatgtgtacctgccgTCTGCCGAGATCCGCAACAAACATCTGCTGTGGCATGCCGTGAACCGCGGGGAAACAGCACTGCTGAGCCCCGGCTGCGGGGAGAACTGCGCTGTTCCCAGATCCGAAGAGCATGCTGACGGCGGCGACCTGCAAGGCCAGGTCTACTCCTGCAAACACTGCCCATCGACCTTCTTCAGCTCGCCGGGACTCACCAGGCACATCAACAAGTACCACCCGTCAGAGAATAGGCAGGTCCTTCTCTTGCAGCTGCCCATCAGGCCGGGCTGTTAA